The following are encoded together in the Bicyclus anynana chromosome 2, ilBicAnyn1.1, whole genome shotgun sequence genome:
- the LOC128198830 gene encoding uncharacterized protein LOC128198830, whose product MKSSPTNALQVECVDPPLHLRRQYLCDRFISKTLQLSSHPLWSKLTQLSEVLRPSNPPSCLLNSFDKFNNLPHPLSSSPTNPLYSTSYEALVYNPPVITDLGLIKEAPDTNTKFQEIVHQNWSNYLFIYTDASKLSPESCVGAACWVPKYKIVLQFKCPPETSVFTGEAVALLEAILFARSHNIKQTVIFTDSLSCLYSIRENPFRTWIPSHSGISGNESADSCAKAAVQLGSLEHFKNYSHDLSTLAKNYLDKSWQSFWNQSKTIKGKFYASIQPDIPKRPWFFLHRYAVRWVTSTISRLRLAHACTPVHLNKIRVRDHSLCECGLDEGSVSHILFSCPKLLHPLYDVLPPKFPRPLNVECLLMSVFSPYCKFICKYIQCNNIKL is encoded by the exons ATGAAGTCATCCCCCACAAATGCTCTACAGGTTGAATGTGTTGATCCTCCCCTGCATCTCAGGCGACAGTATCTATGTGATAGATTTATCAgtaaaacacttcagctttcttCCCACCCTCTATGGTCTAAATTAACCCAATTGTCAGAAGTTCTTAGACCTAGTAATCCCCCTTCATGTCTCCTTAATAGTTTTGATAAATTCAATAATCTTCCACACCCCTTGTCATCATCACCAACAAATCCTTTGTATTCAACATCATATGAAGCCCTTGTTTACAATCCTCCTGTGATTACAGATCTGGGTCTAATTAAAGAAGCCCCTGATACCAACACAAAGTTTCAAGAAAttgttcatcaaaattggtcaaattaCTTGTTCATCTACACAGATGCTTCAAAACTCTCCCCTGAAAGTTGTGTTGGTGCAGCCTGCTGGGTtcccaaatataaaatagttttgcaaTTTAAATGTCCTCCAGAAACATCGGTGTTCACAGGAGAGGCTGTTGCCTTGTTAGAGGCAATCCTGTTTGCCCGATcccataacataaaacaaactgttatttttactgACTCCCTTAGCTGCTTGTATTCCATTAGGGAAAACCCTTTTAGAA cATGGATACCCAGTCACTCCGGCATCTCTGGTAATGAATCTGCGGACTCTTGTGCTAAGGCAGCTGTACAACTTGGCTCAttggaacattttaaaaattattcacatgaCCTCAGCACCTTAGCAAAAAACTATTTAGATAAATCTTGGCAATCATTTTGGAACCAATCAAAAACCATTAAAGGTAAATTCTATGCCTCAATTCAACCAGACATACCCAAGCGACCTTGGTTCTTTCTCCATAGGTATGCTGTCAGATGGGTTACCTCCACAATATCCCGTTTAAGACTTGCTCATGCCTGTACACCTGTCCACTTGAACAAAATTAGAGTGAGAGATCACTCTCTGTGCGAATGTGGTTTGGACGAAGGCTCAGTTTCCCATATCCTCTTCTCTTGCCCTAAACTTCTCCACCCCCTATATGATGTTCTCCCTCCTAAATTTCCACGTCCTTTAAATGttgagtgtttgttaatgtctgtgtttagtccctattgtaaatttatatgtaaatatattcaatgtaataacattaagctgtaa